AGCTCATAGTTCTTGGCATCGAGCTGTTTGTTTTGTGATATCAGCTCTTCGGTAAGAGCTACTTGCTCTTCCTCACGGTCGCGCAATGCCAGAATCATTTTGTTGAACGATGCAGAGAGATCACCGATCTCATCACGGCTCCCGACCTCGAGCAACTGGTTATAATCGCCGTGTGCCACCCGTTTGGCGCCCTTCGACAATTCGACAAGCGGTTTACCGGTTCTTCTTGAATAATAGAGTGCGAGCAGCACGGAGCCGAATAGTATTAAGAGCGCCAACGCTATAACTTCTCGGATAAGAGTATTTGCTACTGCCATCATCTGCTCATTTGTCTGTTTAATATCCGCAAGAATCTCTTGTTCCGAAACAACCAGGCAAATGATAAAGCTCGTGTTGGCTATCCGATGCAGGTAGACGAATTTTGGCTCATGATTGATGGTTGTGCGCACCAGAAATGGTTTCTGCGATTTAGTCTTTGCCATGACTTGATAAAACGCACTATTCTTATCTTTTAGGAGATTAAGCCCATCGGGTTTCATACCTTTGCGCCACCCCAGGTCTTTGGCGGCACGCTCCGGGAATCCAAGTACATCACCAGACGTATTAGCAAGAAACGCGTATCCGAATTTACCGACCTTGAGGTTGAGAATTCCATCGACGATCTGCTTCGTTGTTATATCGAGAGCTGCAACGCCCATCATTTTGTTGTGTACATATACCGGTGAGCAGACCGAGAACATCCAACCATTTCCGCCTGGATCGAAATAGACATCGGTCCATTTCGTTAAGCGCTCCGGGTCATGTTTTGAATCTACGACATAGTAGAACGGGTATTCCGGCCAGTTGCCGAAAGGATCAAGAACGCCTGCCTCCACAGCTTCAACAATTGACGGACCATGGTTCGACATAAAACCGCGGACTACCGAGTCGCGGGTTACATAGTAACTGTAAACTACCTCGGAGTGTTGTTTTGAAATTTGCTTAAGTGTTGGTAAAAGCTCGTTGAGCGAATCAACTTCCCGCTTAAAGCCTGGGGTAAGCTTATTGCGACCGCTGACATAGAGATCCCCCTCTGTGTCGGCGTTACTGTCGCCATAATATACACCGCTTTTGTCATGAATAATTTTGCCGACCGGGTAGGTAGGTTTCCACGGACGGGGCCTCAAGTATAACGATTCAACCGATTGGCGAAGCAATTGGGTTTCACTTGCCAATGCGTCCATTTTAAGCTCGACATAATCGGCTTGTTGGTTCGATAGGCGCCCCATCATCATTTTAGCCCTAACAACTAGCGCTTGCGAAGAGGCAGAAATAAAAGAGTGCCTAATATAATCAATGCGATTCGCAAAGATTAAAGTTATAGCAGTCGCCGGGATGAAGCATGCTAGCAGAATAATTACAGTAAGTTTTGTCCGTATACTGTTAATTTGCATATTTTCTCCGATGGTAATTACATATGCATTACCACGTATATCGGACAAAAATGCTTAAGCTTAAGGAGTTTTAGGTAAAGTCCCGCTGTAGCCAAGGCCTTTAAGAACGAAACTTTGGAGAGCGTTTGCTACAGCAGAGGCGGGAATCGTAGTGTTAACTGCACGCACAGCAGGAAAAGTTGGGAGTGCGCTCGACTCCCTTAGTAAGAAATAGGTGGCGAGCTTCAGCCGTGATCTCTGCTTTACGCGCCTGAGAAGATTTTCTGATGCGAATCATACGGGCCATCCGTCACTCCGGTTTCGTAAACATGCCGGTAAATACATCGCCAAATAGCCTGGTATGGCTTATGGATGACGAAATTTCATGTAAGCCCGCTCGGGCCATAATGCTTTTGACCTCATCCGCAATTATACCATGAGTATCGCTCATCGGTTCACGTATATAGATCGCGCCGTTATCTGCAAGCGTTTGGGAAAGTGCTCGTACTGTTTCGGCGCGCAGTTGCGGCTCAATGTCATGTAGGACAAAATGGATAACTATCGCATCAAACGAGCGCCCTTGAAGCGTACCCTGTATGACATCGCCAAGCATGAAGTCTACATTAGGATAATGCTGCAACCGCCGTTTTGCTGTCTTCGTCCAGGCGTCGGATACATCCGCACATGTAAGGTGCCCTCCGTCCATCAAAAGGTTGGGCGCCAAATAGCGCCCGGCAACACCGGACCCGGCCCCAAAATCAAGCACACACTCATTTCCCTTAAGCATGAGACTCTGTATGTATTGTTTATACAAAGGGGCCACGATAGGCTCGAGGGCAAGAGTTAGCAAAACCTCGCCGGTGCCAGGCTCTTTATTGCTCATATGTTCGTTAACTCCACCTTCGGCTACGCGCATATTACTTTACCGATACCCAATTCAATATAAATTAATGCCATACATACCCTACAATCCCTCGAATCTTATTAAACCGAGTGTTGTTCAAAGCCGGGCGATTAGGGGAACGTATGCATATACGACGCGAAGCTCGCTTAAAGCTCTATAGCCGGTAGGTGGGATAGTAATTATGACGCATGCAAGGCACAGGCTCTTTATGATACTGGTTTGCAGTATCTTTGGGATATCTTTGATGGCGATCGCTTTATGGTTTACCCTTTCGTTTGTTTCAAGTGCCCTCTTCGCTAAACCTGCAAGAGCGGCTGCAAAAACGATGAGTGGCTCTTATGTGCGCATCAAAGGCAACACTATTCACTACGTAAAAGCGGGCCAAGGCCCCCCTATTGTGCTCGTGCACGGATTCGGCGCGTGGAGCTTTACCTGGCGTAAGAATATCAAACCTCTGTCAAAGCATTTTACCGTATACGCGATCGACCTTTTAGGCTTTGGTTTAAGTGACAAGCCTAAAGATGGCCCGTACTCAGTAGAAGCCCAAGCAAGCTTGGTGGCCGCATTCATGCGGAAAATGGGTCTGAAAGATGTGACGTTAATCGGCAACTCGCTCGGCGGAGAAATTGCCCTTCTAACCGCCTCGCGCTATCCGGATACCGTATCGTCGTTGGTTTTGATTGACAGCACCGGATACCGGAGAACCCCCGATATTCCTGCCTGGGCGCCCCGACCCCTTCTAAGAGCCGGCTTAAAAGTGCTGCTTGTAAACCGGTTGCGGGTTATAAATACGCTGCGTCTTGCTTATTATAACAAGCGCCTGATAAGCGGGGATGTTGTTGACGGCTACTACCTGCCGGTGAGGACGCACGGCGTCACTGAAGCCTTAACCGCAATGGCCGCGCAGCTAAAAATCGGCTATGCGAAAAACGAAATTGCCGGAATCGATAAACCGGTGCTCATCATCTGGGGAGAACACGATGAGATTATCCCGCTAGTAGACGCCTATAAGTTTCACGCTGCTTTGCGGTATTCGCAGGTGATGGTTATTAAGGATTCAGGCCACGTCCCGCAGGAAGAAACCCCCGATACGTTAAACCGTCTGATCACCGAGTTTCTCGCAGAGCCGGCCCAAGAGCGGCGTGCCCGAGAAAGGTAGTTAAGGGGCTAAGCCGCGCACGAAAGCCAGGTTCGCTTTGATGGCGCCGTCTTCACGCCCCGGCAGCTCAAGTACTTTGGGAACATTTACGAAATGACGGTCAGTCAGTAACGCACGAAACATATCAAGCCCGATTTCACCTTCACCGACATACGCATGGCGGTCATGATGCGAACCAAGCTTCGTTTTGGAATCGTTTATATGCACGACTCCTATCGCATCAAGGCCGACGGATTCATCGAAACGGCGCGTTACCTGCTCGTACCCACCGGTCCCCGAGATATCGTACCCGGCAGCAAAAACGTGCGCCACGTCGAAGCATACGCCCACGTGGCTTCGGCTTTCGATACCCTGCAGAATCTCGGCGAGCTCATCAAATGTAGAACCAAGGACCGATCCCTGCCCCGCCATTGTCTCAATAAGAATTATCGGTGAATGCGTACCGGCATCCGCCAGGACGGTATTCAGCGCCTCGATAACCCGCTGTACCCCATCGGCCCTGCTCGTACCGCGCGCGCTCCCGGGATGCAATATCAGCAACGGTACTTCGAGTTCCACCGCTGTTTGTATCTCGGCGTGCAGCCGGTTGACCGACTTTTGCCACATCGCAGGTTCCGGCGACGCCACATTTACCAAAAACGGAACATGCGAGATTACTTGTTTTACATTGCTTGTGCGCCATGCCTGCAAGAAAGCTAACCGCGCCTCTTCCGAGAGGCGCGGTGTATCCCAGCGCCGGGACATAGTTAGATAAATCTGCAGGCACTCGCATCCCCAATCGGCGGCGTATTTAAAAGCGTTGTGCAAGCCACCTATGGTGGGAACAGTTGCTCCGAGCATTAAAATCCCTTCGAAAATTCTTCGACAGTTAATAAACGCCGTCTACTTCAATAAACTCTGCACGTTGCGATCGAGCATTGCTTTGCTGCACGAGCCGACAATCTTCTTTACCGTTGCGCCGTTTTTATTCACGAAGAAGAGTGTCGGCACGCCGTCTATCTTAGTCGTCTTGAGCATGGCTTTGCCCGCTTTTGTATCGATATCGTAGATCGCAAACGGGATTCGCTCTGAATAAGTCGCTTTTGCCTTCTCCACGAGAGGCTTCGTCTCCGCGCACGACGGTCACCAGTTCGCAGTAAACACAATCACCTTCGGACCCCGATCAAGACGCTTGAGTGCCGCTTTCGCGTTGCTGTGGCGAGGGTTGAACTTCACGGCTTCCCGATATTTACTTGCGGCCACCACATATTTCTTGAGCCCCTCATACGATGTGCCAAGCTGATAATAGAGATTGGCGTTGTTTTTGAGTAGCTTAACCGCTTTAGTAAAATTCGTAACTGCCTTAGCGTAATTCTTCTGCTTGTTCATGACAACGCCCTGGTTATATAGAGCCAACCCTTGTTTTGTCGAAGCCGAAACTGATGCCGCACGCGCCGTCGGCGGTTTTGAGATAAGAGGCGCCGGTAATTGCAGCGAAAAACTTGTGATAATAAAGAGGGCTACTAGAGTAGCCGTAGTTCGGATGTGTTTCATAGGGTTCTCCTTTGCAGTAAACGGTATTACTGTAATTCGACCTTCGAATACAATACCACAGGGCTTATAAGCTGGCAAAACCGATGGATCGCCATACGAAGGCAGGCTAGGCAGCCGATGGGTACGTGCTCGGTGGGCCGCCGGCGACGGCTTCTATGGGGAGCGGATGAACGGCCGAGACGGTATCGATAAACAGAAATGCGTCATACCGCTCGCCAATGATCGTGGGCACGTAATTGCCGAATTCGGCGTTTGGGTCATAGATGACGCCGATTTCGCGATGGTCTCTCGTTTCTCGTGCAGCCTCAGAGCCGTTCTCTTGCGAAAAAAGCAGGAGACGATCTTGCATGCTGTCATCATGAAGTAGAGCCTCCCAGCTATCCCTGATCGCCGGCGGTGCGGTCATCTGCTGCAAGGGCCTATTCCAATCGGCGGCGGCGAGCACATTGCCCTGATAAAAGCCCGAGCCGACAATACATGTGTCCGCCGGGGAAAGGCTACCTCGTACAATTTGCCCTAAGCTCACTCTATCGGTATCGACCGCATCCGTTGCCCGCACGTCGCCGGCATGCATATCATGCGCCCAAATAACACCCTTCGGTCCGCTCGGTTTGCCTGCATAAAAGTTCAGAAGGTTAAAAAATATATGCGCCATGTGCTCTTCGCGAACGTTCCAGGAATCCGGACTTTCTTGCGCCGTATCTCTATAATAGCGCTCAGCATGCACCGCGCTCAGTGCATTTTGCCGGGCGCTCAACGCTTCTTCAGAATCACCGGCTAACTCAGACGGCGGTAAGTGCTCGAGAGTAAACAGCACATTTGAAAGCGCTTCACGGCACAATGCCGGTACTGCCTCCGTCGTCCAGGGGTAACGGTCGATCTCATCCCTAAATGGCAGGAGGCACTCGTACGCGTGGCGTGCATCGTGCGGCCTATCCGGTATACTATCCGCCAGGTATTCCGTTGCGCTACTTAACGAGTCCCATAAGTTGGAGAGATCAATCCCATAGAAGCCGACTTGTGTATCTACCGGACGTTCGCTGTTAAAACGGGCAAGCCATTCAATAAACTGCAGCGTCTCACTATTCGCCCACATCCAGGTCGGCCAACGGTTAAATGCAGCTATCGCCGCGCGTGCTGTGCCATGCGCGCCCGGCATACCCTTAACGAAGCGGTTTATCTGGTAGCAACTCGGCCAATCGGCTTCAATGGCGACAAACGAGAATCCCTTCTCTTCGATAAGTCGCCTGGTAATATGCGCCCGCCAGCGGAGCGGCTCGCTTGCGCCGTGAGACGCTGTGCCAATCAACACGGCCGCCGCACCGCCCACGCGCTCAAGCAACGGGTTGAGGTCGCGTTTTGTTGATAGGGAATGCGAAAACTGCTCTAGTCTACTATCCATAAACTAAAGATACCCAAAACGGGTGCGCGGTAATGCTCGACCATTTTGGTAAATAGCCATGCCGCTTTGCACGATATCCGAACGGACGGCTTGCAAAGCGGCATTTTAAACAGGGGTCCCGAGATATAATTTTCTCTTATGCGTCGGTTGGCTTTTTAAGCTTGTCCGCCCTCACCTTCCTCGGCGGCGGCAGTTCCGGCTTCTTTGGCAGCTTCTGCCGCCGCCTTGGCTGCTTGCACTGCTGCTTCAGCAGCTTCCAGTGCTGCTTCCGCTGCCTCTACCGTTGTTCCTACCGTATCTACTGCCTCGCCGACCGCTTCTACTGTCGTGCCTACTGCGTCTACCGTTGTCCCTACGGTTTCTACCGCTGTCCCAACTGCTTCTACTGCCGTACCTGCCGCTTCTATTGCGGTCCCGGCTGCTTCTACTGCTTCCGCCGGTTGCACTGCCTCTGCCGCCTCTTCCGGTTTTTCTACCGCTTTGGCTTCATCTGCTGCGGTCTTGGCATCTTCTGCAGCTGCTTCTGCCGTCTCAGCTGCCGCCTTGGCTGCGTCCGCTGCTGCCTCTGCCTCTGCGGGCGCCTGTGCTTCCTCTGCCGCTTCGGCTTCTTTGGCTGCTTCTACCGCTGCTTTAGTTGCTTCTACCGCTGCCTCTGCCGCATCCGCTGCCGCTTCTGATGCCTCTGGTTCTTTAACCTCTGCCGCTGCTTCTGCCGCCTCGGCTGCCGCTTTAGTTGCCTCTGCCGCTGATTCGGCTGCATCTGCCGCTGCTTCTGCCGCTACCTCAACCGCTTCGGTGATTTCCATGGCTGCTGCTTCCGCCGGTTTCACTCCATACATTACTTTCCAGAAGCGCTTCTTCATTGCCATGGCTTTTTTTGCGCCTTCCATCTTGGCTTTTTTGCGTTCTTCCGCAAATTCTACGAGCTCATCGGCGAGCTTATCCAACTCAGCCCCATGTTTTTGATCGAGCTTGTCCACGATCTTTTTGATCAGCAACTTCTTTTTAGCTTTACCGATCAGGTCGAGCATGACTTCCTTGCCATGTTCGACGCCCATCTCCCCCGGTTTCATGCCCATGCCGTGCTTCATGGCGCCATGCATCTCGCCACACTCAGGGCATTCATGCATACCGCCTATCGATTCATAGCCCATTTCCTTTCCAGCACCCACAATTACTCCTCCTCGTCTTGAAAACTTCGGGCTCCCAGTTTTCTGGGAGCCCGAAGTTGATTGCCAATAGACGAGGTTTTTAAACGCTTCGCACTACTCCGCGATATCTATTTTTTTCGCTTCCTTTACCCTGGTATCCGATGCCTGTTCGTAGTTTTCTTTATATTCAACCAGCTCAATTTCACAGTCCTGACCGATATGCACACTGTTGCCTCTCACAACATTCGCTTTAGTTGATTCAAGATAAATCGTGTCGCCCTCAATCGTATCGGCGGTCAACATAGTTTTAAACGACGGCTTAAAAACCGATTTTATAAACTGCGAGAAACCAAAATCGTTTCCGCGCTTCACGGAAATGTTTTCACCGCCGATTTCTCGCGCCTGGCAAGGGCCGTACATTTTGACTTCGATTGTGCCCGCATTCAGCAGACCATCGATTGTAAACGCGCCGTCTGCAGCAAACGTTTCAGCTTCACAGTCGCTTCTTATCGTTATAGCGCCTCTCGCCCTTAGCTCTTCAAGCGCAACACGCCCGCCGATGGTGGCGCTGCCATCAACTTTAACGGCTTTGCCCGATACCGCTCCGCCGATATCCGCCGAGCCTGCGACGCGAAACGATTCGGTCTCTAAATTTCCCCTCAGAGAAAGCGTACCGTGAATAGCGCCCGTTTGTGCTTGAATATTACCGGCGCCGTCAAACGAGCCTTTAATTGCAAGGTCGATGCAATCGATATCACCATTAACCGAGCCGGCGCCGTTTATCTTTACATTCCTGTACATACCGCCGGAGGCGCTGCCGGCGCCGGAAATCTTTAGGTCGTTCCTGTTTTCATTCTCCATTATCGCAACCTCCTTAGGTTAGCTTAATTTTTAGCTCTTCAATAGCAGCGGCTATGTTTACCCTCGTCACCAAGCGTGCGCCGATTTCAAAATATATCTCGCACGGACTCGAAATGAGGCAGCATGTCGCAATGCCGAGCTTGCGAACAAAAACCAGCTCACAGGTTCGGCCCTCAAACGTGCGATAATTGTCCTCTAGCGCCCGCAGTATGATTTTTCCTTCATCCGTACTGATATCGCCCGTCTGCAACACCTTTTCAAGCACATAGGCATAGAGAATATCCTCGAACGAGAACACGTCTAGTGAGCCGTGCTGCTCAACGAAGACATCAAGTATCATCCGTGAGACAATGCCCGAGCTTACAAGTTCTTCCTTCTGCAGTATGATCTCGGCGAGATTAGGTGAGAAGATATCCGCCAGATCGTCGAGCGATAGATCTTCCTTCATATTCTTGATTTTGTCGACTCGCGCTAATATCCGGTCATGCGGGAAGAACGTCTCTTGCCCTGTAAACGTGGCTTTTCTGATAAACCAATCTTCAGGAATAAGTTTCTTGCGCTTCCAGCGATAGAGCTGCCCGTACGATATACCGGCAAGCTCCAGCAGCTCCTTTTTTGAGATTAAATCTTGTTCCATACGTTCCACCTCCCCTAAAAACTAGTGCATCCTAATCGGTAGAGTAACATAACACTGTTACGCTGTAAACTACATACTCAAGTGTCTCTGCAATTTGCGGATTTTTTAATGCTTACCCGTTCAGAGAAAGCATCTCTAAGCTTATGCTTGCACTCTTTGGAAGAGGAGTCCTCCGGCAACCACAAATACCAGTGCGGTAATCCCCAGTACCAGGAAATCCACGCCCAAGCCGAAATGCGATACGTTTACAAGCGCTCCGCGTATGGCATCCACCCCATACGAAAGCGGGTTGATGTTCGTGATCAGAACCAGCGCCGCTGGAAGGCCGGCCAGCGGGAACAGTGCCCCCGATAAGAAGAACAAGGGCTGTATGAGAAAGTTCATGATGAGCTGGAACCCCTGCATGTCTTCAAGCACAGAGGCTATCGCCGTGCCGAGTGCGGTAAAAACGATCGCCAGCAAAAGCATAAACCCGATGGCGATTAGTACGTCGGGCACACCATTCACCTTAAATCCCGCAATAAACGATACGAGAAGCACAAATATGCCCTGGAAGACACCTACGGTTGCGCCGCCGATTGTCCGGCCGATCATAATATTGAACCTGGATACGGGGGCAACCAGAGTCTCTTTCAAGAACCCGAATTGCTTGTCCCAGATAACTTCAATGCCGTTAAACATAGAGGTGAACAGGATGGTCATCGCGATAATCCCCGGAACCAGGAATTGGATATAGTTGCCTTGACCCGCCTTCTGAAATATAGCCCCAAAACCGTAGCCGAGTGCAAACAGAAACAAGAGGGGCTGGCCGAGTGCACCGACTATTCGCGACCTCGACCTGAAATAGCGCTTTACCTGCCGCAACCACAAGATATAGATCGTATCCATGCTTACCGCCCCCTTCCTGCCCACATTCTTCGCGCTTCCCGCATATGGTCGAGCCCGCTTGCGTCTTCGTCTCGGATAGCTTTTCCGGTAAATGCGAGAAACGCGTCCTCAAGAGTGGGTGTATTGGTTTGCCGCTTCAATTCTTCGGGGGTTCCCTGGGCTACGATCTTGCCGCGATCGATAATGGCAACGCGGTTCGCCGTTCTCTCGGCTTCTTCCATGAGATGCGTTGTAAGAAACACCGTAATTTGCTCTTGCTCGTTTAGGTTTTTGACGTGCTCCCAAATCAGGTATCTCGTCTGTGGATCGAGCCCGAGCGTCGGCTCGTCCAGAAACAGTACCCTCGGATGGTGCAACAGCCCGCGCGCTATCTCAAGGCGCCGTTTCATGCCGCCGGAGAAGTTCTTTACGTAATCATCCTTTCGCTCCCAGAGCTGCACGAATTGCAAAAGTTCCATAATCCGTGATTCGCGAATGTCTCGCGGCATCTTATATAGAACCGCATGAAAATGCATATTCTCATATGCGGTTAACTCCCCGTCTAAGCTAGGGTCTTGAAAGACGATACCGAATGAGCGTCGTGCTTCGTTTTGCTCGGTCACCGGATTATACCCATCAAGCAATATCTTGCCGCTCGTCGGTGTTAGCAGCGTTGTCAGCATCTTTATCGTCGTCGTTTTACCGGCCCCATTCGGCCCCAAGAATGCAAATATTTCACCTTTCTCAACATCAAAGCTTATGTCGTCCACCGCGACAAAATTACCAAATTTCTTGGTAAGGTTTCTAACCTCAATCATGCTCATTTTCCGATCACCTTCATAATTCATCCGCTTTCCTTGGGTCACTGAATAATTTTTTGCTGAGAATCGTGAAATTCTCAGCATTTTCTCAAACTTTTATACCCGTTCGCTTGTACTAATATTTAGCTTGGCTTTTTGCACGCTACCGGTAGGACACCCGGGTGCCCGTGCCGTTATCGCATTTTACTTACATAGCGGGAGATGACTATGAACGTTTTACGCATTATCAACACACGAAGGCGGTTGTTCGCGGCCGGCTCACTTGTCCTGGTACTTATGATCAGTTGGTGGCTGATAGCACGTGGGAAAAGCGACCAAACCCAATATCAAACCTCTCAGGTCGAACGGGGAATGATTATCTCCTCAATCAGTTCATCAGGGCAGATATCGTCTGCCAACGACGTACCGATCAGCACGCAGGCTACCGGCATTGTAAGGGCCGTCTACGTAAAGGATGGCGATACGGTAGAGGCCGGCCAAAAGATCATGGATATCAAGCTCGATGCTGACGGGCGAAAGACAAAAGCCCAAGCATGGGCTTCATATCTGGCAGCAAAAAGTACGGTGGAAAATGCAGTCGGCAATCAGCTTCAAGCTAAGAAAGACGCGGGGAGCGCCGGCAACGATGTGAGCAACGCAAATCAATCAAAGCTCCAATCGCTGCAAGGCATCCAGCAAGCGCAGTCACAGCTGGTTGCAGCACAAGCCACCTGGAACAAAGTGAGCAATTCTTCGGCGACTGAAGCCGATAAACAGCTGAAACTGCGAAGCTTAGAAGCTGCCCAAACAGCGCTGTCGCTCGCCCAGCAACAGTACGACTCCTTTGATTCCGACAACGCAAAAACCACGAGCCAGAATCTGTTGTCGCTACAGCGCGACGCGCAGCAAGCCCAATCCGCGCTCATGCAAGCGCAAAACGCATATAATCAGGCAGCCGACGCCACCGACACGACCACAGATGCGTTGCAGTCAAAGTTCTATGCACTCCAATCAGCCCAAACGGCATTATCAATCGCTCAGCAGAAGTATGACGACGCAAGCGCGGGCAACAGTTCGAGCGAACAGCAATCAAAACTTCAGCTGCAACGGGCTGTACAGCAGGCTCAGGCGGCGCTCATCACCGCACAACAAGACTATACCGATGCGCAAGACCCGTCGGTGAGCCAGGCTGACAAACAATCCAAACTCTACAGCCTTGAGGCCGCCCAAACGGCGCTCACGCTCGCCCAGCAGAAATATAACAGCACAGGTGCCGATATAGCATCTGCATCATATAGCGGTCCTATTGCGAAACAAAAGGTAAAAAGCAGCAACACTGCGTTGCTCAAGGCGCAAGCGGATCTCAGCTCGGCTTTGGAAGATTATCAATCCACGCTGGGCACTGTCGTTGCCCCGGCCGGTGGCAAAATCAGCGATCTCATGGTTACGAAGGGCATGGTGCTCTCATCAAGCAGTGGCAGTAGCGGTTCTTCAAACAGCGGCTCGTCCGGTGGACAAGGACAATCGGGCGGCAGCAGTGTGAGCGGCTCGGGCTCAAGCGGCCAAACAGTCGCACATATTTCGGTAAGCACTAATCCGATAGCATCGGTAAACCTGACCGAGATAGATGTCGGCAAAGTAAAAGTGGGTCAGAAGGTCACACTCACGCTCGACGCCTTCTCCGATAAAACATTTACCGGCAAAGTGCTCGGCATCAACCGCAGCGGCTCGGTCAGTTCCGGCGTTACCAATTATCCCGTATCAATTCTCTTCGATACGCTTCAGGAAAGTATTCTGCCCAACATGGCGGTCAGCGCAAATATCATTACCCAGACCAAAGACAACGTACTGATGGTTCCGGTTGCTGCGGTAAAAACAGTAAACGGCCAGTCAACGCTGCAGATACTTAAGAACGGTCAACCGCAAACGCTATCAGTAGAGACCGGCATTTCATCGGATTCGCAGATAGAAATAATTTCAGGGGTCACCGAGGGCGAGAACGTTGTTACCAGCATAATCAGCCCCGCAACACAAGCGGCAAGCACCTCGGGCGGCTCATCGTCTTCACCGTTTAGCGGTGGTTTCGGTGGCGGTAACAGAGGTGGCGGTATGGGCGGTGCCATGGGTGGCGCTATGCGTGGAAGAGGAGGTAGTGGTGGGGACTAGCATTGCCTATGGAAAACCTATC
This window of the Candidatus Aquicultor sp. genome carries:
- a CDS encoding diguanylate cyclase is translated as MMMGRLSNQQADYVELKMDALASETQLLRQSVESLYLRPRPWKPTYPVGKIIHDKSGVYYGDSNADTEGDLYVSGRNKLTPGFKREVDSLNELLPTLKQISKQHSEVVYSYYVTRDSVVRGFMSNHGPSIVEAVEAGVLDPFGNWPEYPFYYVVDSKHDPERLTKWTDVYFDPGGNGWMFSVCSPVYVHNKMMGVAALDITTKQIVDGILNLKVGKFGYAFLANTSGDVLGFPERAAKDLGWRKGMKPDGLNLLKDKNSAFYQVMAKTKSQKPFLVRTTINHEPKFVYLHRIANTSFIICLVVSEQEILADIKQTNEQMMAVANTLIREVIALALLILFGSVLLALYYSRRTGKPLVELSKGAKRVAHGDYNQLLEVGSRDEIGDLSASFNKMILALRDREEEQVALTEELISQNKQLDAKNYELNLLLEQLSQSEEVKSHFETLSYTDMLTGVYNRRYLDEHFEGEFANRRDPKVAYACMILDIDNFKGINDTYGHLAGDAVLQHVVRIIIQDKRLHDVVVRFAGDEFIVLLEQIELHDAVVVAERIRTSIEQQPCVYEGNEIYNSVSIGIAFADAGEERSGQQVIKEADMALYRAKKTGRNKIIVSSSQHPAA
- a CDS encoding class I SAM-dependent methyltransferase, translated to MSNKEPGTGEVLLTLALEPIVAPLYKQYIQSLMLKGNECVLDFGAGSGVAGRYLAPNLLMDGGHLTCADVSDAWTKTAKRRLQHYPNVDFMLGDVIQGTLQGRSFDAIVIHFVLHDIEPQLRAETVRALSQTLADNGAIYIREPMSDTHGIIADEVKSIMARAGLHEISSSISHTRLFGDVFTGMFTKPE
- a CDS encoding alpha/beta fold hydrolase, yielding MTHARHRLFMILVCSIFGISLMAIALWFTLSFVSSALFAKPARAAAKTMSGSYVRIKGNTIHYVKAGQGPPIVLVHGFGAWSFTWRKNIKPLSKHFTVYAIDLLGFGLSDKPKDGPYSVEAQASLVAAFMRKMGLKDVTLIGNSLGGEIALLTASRYPDTVSSLVLIDSTGYRRTPDIPAWAPRPLLRAGLKVLLVNRLRVINTLRLAYYNKRLISGDVVDGYYLPVRTHGVTEALTAMAAQLKIGYAKNEIAGIDKPVLIIWGEHDEIIPLVDAYKFHAALRYSQVMVIKDSGHVPQEETPDTLNRLITEFLAEPAQERRARER
- a CDS encoding deoxyribonuclease IV, encoding MLGATVPTIGGLHNAFKYAADWGCECLQIYLTMSRRWDTPRLSEEARLAFLQAWRTSNVKQVISHVPFLVNVASPEPAMWQKSVNRLHAEIQTAVELEVPLLILHPGSARGTSRADGVQRVIEALNTVLADAGTHSPIILIETMAGQGSVLGSTFDELAEILQGIESRSHVGVCFDVAHVFAAGYDISGTGGYEQVTRRFDESVGLDAIGVVHINDSKTKLGSHHDRHAYVGEGEIGLDMFRALLTDRHFVNVPKVLELPGREDGAIKANLAFVRGLAP
- a CDS encoding erythromycin esterase family protein, whose product is MDSRLEQFSHSLSTKRDLNPLLERVGGAAAVLIGTASHGASEPLRWRAHITRRLIEEKGFSFVAIEADWPSCYQINRFVKGMPGAHGTARAAIAAFNRWPTWMWANSETLQFIEWLARFNSERPVDTQVGFYGIDLSNLWDSLSSATEYLADSIPDRPHDARHAYECLLPFRDEIDRYPWTTEAVPALCREALSNVLFTLEHLPPSELAGDSEEALSARQNALSAVHAERYYRDTAQESPDSWNVREEHMAHIFFNLLNFYAGKPSGPKGVIWAHDMHAGDVRATDAVDTDRVSLGQIVRGSLSPADTCIVGSGFYQGNVLAAADWNRPLQQMTAPPAIRDSWEALLHDDSMQDRLLLFSQENGSEAARETRDHREIGVIYDPNAEFGNYVPTIIGERYDAFLFIDTVSAVHPLPIEAVAGGPPSTYPSAA
- a CDS encoding YhbD family protein; this translates as MEQDLISKKELLELAGISYGQLYRWKRKKLIPEDWFIRKATFTGQETFFPHDRILARVDKIKNMKEDLSLDDLADIFSPNLAEIILQKEELVSSGIVSRMILDVFVEQHGSLDVFSFEDILYAYVLEKVLQTGDISTDEGKIILRALEDNYRTFEGRTCELVFVRKLGIATCCLISSPCEIYFEIGARLVTRVNIAAAIEELKIKLT
- a CDS encoding ABC transporter permease, translated to MDTIYILWLRQVKRYFRSRSRIVGALGQPLLFLFALGYGFGAIFQKAGQGNYIQFLVPGIIAMTILFTSMFNGIEVIWDKQFGFLKETLVAPVSRFNIMIGRTIGGATVGVFQGIFVLLVSFIAGFKVNGVPDVLIAIGFMLLLAIVFTALGTAIASVLEDMQGFQLIMNFLIQPLFFLSGALFPLAGLPAALVLITNINPLSYGVDAIRGALVNVSHFGLGVDFLVLGITALVFVVAGGLLFQRVQA
- a CDS encoding ATP-binding cassette domain-containing protein — its product is MSMIEVRNLTKKFGNFVAVDDISFDVEKGEIFAFLGPNGAGKTTTIKMLTTLLTPTSGKILLDGYNPVTEQNEARRSFGIVFQDPSLDGELTAYENMHFHAVLYKMPRDIRESRIMELLQFVQLWERKDDYVKNFSGGMKRRLEIARGLLHHPRVLFLDEPTLGLDPQTRYLIWEHVKNLNEQEQITVFLTTHLMEEAERTANRVAIIDRGKIVAQGTPEELKRQTNTPTLEDAFLAFTGKAIRDEDASGLDHMREARRMWAGRGR